ACTTCTTTGATAAATGCTCCCAAAGTCAAACCACAGGGTTAACAACCTTGGAAGTGCTTGAAAGAGATTTTTGTGGCCCCTATGTAGCCCCTTTGCATAAAATAACAGTACATCAGGCACATAAGACCACCAGTGCTTCTCCGTGTTTACATTGGAAGAACCAACAACAGCAGAAGTAGGTGGCACTATCCTGGGACCTAAATCAAAATTCTCTTCCTGACGTTTCCTGGCATCAGCAAGCAGCTCGTCACAATACTTGGCCATATAGAAGTATCCTTTCTCCCACTTAGGCTGTAATTCCCTCACCCTGGAATAAAGACTTATCACATCCTCTTTCTGCTTCTGCCCAGTGTAATGGATCCACCTAGAATAGAGGAGAAGGGTCTTCGCAATATCTCGATTCTCATTCAGCGCCTGAGTATCACAAACCAAAGGCGGTGGGTTCAGTGGAACCAGTGAAAGGCTAGTGATCGATGATATTGCAGCGGAGCCGACAACCTCGACAGGCATGTTCAGGAGAGCTTGTTGAAGCTCCGCAATGGCACCATCAGATCGCCTAGTACTCCACAGAAGCTTAGCCTTCTCCTTGTGGACGTTAGGTGCACCTGAAGCCTGAGCTTCAAGAATTGCTCGGTTTGCTGTTTCATAGTGACCAGCTAAGCGACAGAGCTTTGCATATTGAAGCCAGCAGTTCCCAACTTGAGCACCAAGACCACTGGCACCAAAAACCAATCTTCGGAAAGCTAGAAGTGGATCCCTTGCCCAAAGTGACGGCTGCGTAAATCTGAGACGATTCTCCCAGTTCTCCATCACTTTTGAGAATCCCAGATCACCCAAACGAAATAATTTCTCCAAGAAAGAGTCATCAACAAGAAGACTCTGGAAGTCTTCCAGCTCTCTTAGCAAGTGAAGTTTCACAATGAATGGGTAAGCCCGTGTATAGGAATCCATCCCAGCAGCAGCCAGAGGAGCAATCAGAGCTTGCTTGGACAATGCAATTTTCTCAGCAACTGAGAACTGATCCTTCTTCATCATTGCCTGGAGAATCTTTGCAACATCCATGTCAAAGGAAGCATTACTCTCAGAGCTGCTACAAAGCAAACCTTCTTCATCAGCTTTACTAAGATACTCATCCATCAAATCCCACCTGCCAAGCCTCCATGCAGCTTGCACACCTTGCATGCACcatgttttcttgtatttgggAATCCTAGAAATTAAACCATCCACATGAGTTACCATGGCCTGAAGGTGGCACATGTTTAATAAACAGTTAAGTACATCAGAATGTCTCTGAACTGAAGTGGGCTCCATTTGCAGAGCTTGTTCACAAGAAGTCAAAACTTCAGCCCAGTTTcctgtttttttgtttattaagaGCTGGTCTTGTAACCTTAAAGACTTGCGTAAACATGCCAATCCGGAAAGACCATCAGGCTCATCCAGACAGCTGTATATTTCCATTAGATAGGAAATATCTTCATCCTCAAAAACTCCACTCCTCTCAGCAGCAGGGTTGAAAGAACCCGACTTTTCCCGCACATGAGACTCAAAGTACATTAAAGACCTTGCATAAGCCTGACACCTAAAAGAGGCCCTGGCAAGTGTCACCTTTGGAATTGCAGTCAGAAGCTCTGAAACATATTTACACCGTACAAGGAGTTGGTCTTGATCTGTCAAAGAAGTTGAGCGTCGATCCTTTGACTTGGGTGCTTGTTGCTTAGAAGCTGATGATTGGAAAGAGTGGGAAAGAGCTAGTTCTTGTTCAACGTCATCCACCCATTGCCCAAGATTATCAAGAAGAGTGAACACAGCCTGAATGCAAACTTCAGTTTGCCCACCACTGACTTCATGAACTGTTGCCCCACTGTTTTCTGATGCAGCAGCATCAAGAACAGATAGTATTTCTTCTGTTATGCCACAGCGTGCCTCCTCAGTACCATGACAGACAGCATCTAGGACTAAATAAGGAAGCAGATATATAGCTGTTTGCATATCATGACGAACTATACCTCGACAAGCATTAAAAATAGTAGCACGAGATCCAGTTGCATGCACAGTGAGTTTCTTTATCCAAAAGAAAATCCATCTCCTGAATGACATAGATGGCCGGTAAATTGGGCCTGTGAATGCAGAATCAGCCACATTTGGAAGCTGAAATCTAGAGGTTAAGCAAGGGGCAATTATCTCTTTAACATAGTTAGAGAACCGGTCCCACAGTTTTTGACCCCTCCCATTCATCTCACCACTACCATCTTTGCTCTTAATCCTAGATGCAACGACCTTTAGAGATTCCTTTTCCTTCAGTGTCTGTGAAATAGAAGCAGAAGCATTCACATCCAGTGATGCCTCACAACCTGCAATTTTTAGCAGCTCTTGTATCGCCAATGCAGCCGAGTCTTGAATAATGGTGTCTGGTGCAGCTCTAAAAGCCCTGGCCAGATGCTTGTGGATCAATTCAAAGATAAGGTCGTCATCCGAACATTCAATCTTAAAGCGTTGGCATGAAAAACCCTTAACTTTGGCAGGGTCAACTGCACCCAGTGCTCCAAGGCAATCAGCACAGACCAACTTCAGCCGCTGTCCTACTGCAGTCCTTGATTCTTCTGCACAGCCCCTTAATAAGGATGTGATCAAAGAGCTCAAAACATCTATGTCTGAACCAGCTTCGGCAGTGATCAGAGCTGTAACCTCCTCTCTTCTTAGGTTTAGCAACTTGCTGAACTCGCACACTACCATATACCTCACATTCAAATTCTCATGATTCAAACCATCAACAACATCTCGCAGTTGATCCTTCAAGGTCATTGACCCCCGTGCTTCTTGTATGGCTTTGTTAACTTCTGTTAGAGCTGGAATACTGGGTAATGGAGGGAACTCGCCAATATGCTCTTTTAGGATAACCTTGTTCTTTAAAACAAGTTCTTCCAAAATTTTCACCACTTTATCCAAATTCACTGAaggtttttctttctctctctccaagaAAGGAATAAGAGCAGCAAAAACTTGAGAAATTAAATGTTTTGTGCTAGATGGCGATACTTTTGCTAGCTGCTCAATGAAGAAATGCAAGACCGAGAGACCCTCACTCAGGAGCGATTCTTTATCGATAGCATGCATGAGAAGAACCATTAGTTTTGGTACATAAGTACTAAGGTGAGAACCCATCATTTTAATCAGCATCTCAATACGTTTTAATGCTTGTTCCTTCAGCGATAAATCATCAGCATGGAGCATTTTTCTATCGATACTGTTAAGGAGGCCAACAAAATGGTTCCTCAAAAATCCTGGAAGATCTTCACCACCAGTTAGAACTCTAGCAACTTCTTTTATCATCTGAGGTACTCTTGCTAACCTGTAAACAGATACAAAATCACAATGCTTGGCAGATATTGCAACCTAATAAAATTGGAAGTATAATATATTAGCTAAAAGCATTTAACTTTGCTCTGCAGTCACGAGTCAGTGGTCCCAGGAATCTACACAAATTAgtgactaaaaaaaattaagtaaatgcACGGGCAATATATAAATGAATGGTGCAACAGCTTCATAGTTTTCATACACAGGTAGTTATTTAGAATTCCTTCATGGACTAATAAAAGGAGAAACATTATAAGACACCTACAAATGCATAGATACCACCTATGAAAAATCAGTGCGGAAACAAAGGCCAGGAAGTTTAATcgaacaaaaaaggaaaaagaataaccaGATCAACTATAGTAAATTCCATAACTACTTGCTAAGTTCTGGTGAACTTGTGTATAGATTAATACCTTTTGCTTATCTCATCTGAATCACCACCATCCAGAAAGCAAACAAGTTCATCCAAAAGGGCAGGTAATGCAGCTGCAAAAATTTCTTGCTTGTCTGAGCCAGTATGTGTACGGTAAAATTGCAAAGCTGAGAGTAACTCTTGCCCATCTGCTTGATGGAGAGCGAAGGCAAGCACTTTTGGTAGCCAATTAACTATCAGAGGCACCATATCAGTATTCAAACACTTGGCCAACTCATATAAGGTGTCAACTGCATGATCATTATCCTGCTGAGACACTACAAGCTTCGGAAGAACAACAGGAATCATTTTCTTCACAAGTTCTTCAATTTCAACACCAAAAACAGCTTCTGCAAATTCTCTGACCATTTTTGGACGGCTGGCGAGCCTCACAGATAGATAATCAAATAGTTCATTTCGAATATGAACAACTTTTAGTAGGATAAGTTCAAATCCTCCTTTAAGATGAAAGTAGCAAGATTTGTGTATTAACCTCGATGCATTCATTCTCACCGTCACATGTTGATTGTCTAGCTGATCGACCAACAAgataagagaaaacaaaaagagttGGCTGTAAATATCAACTGCAATCATAATTTCTGCTGTAGATTCCAAAAGAGTTTCAAAGATTTGGGGATCTTCAGCTGCTGCTAAGGCATGTTTAATTATATCCAGGAAATTTTGTTCTTTACTTTTATTCGATCTGCCCTCATCAGAAAATAGACAACTCAAAATAGGATCCTCAAGAAAGGAACTAATCTGAGTGCAAAATGCTTCCCTTACAGCCTTCCTTCTGTTAAGGAGCAGAAAATCAATGCATTTAGTCCATTCAGATCTTGTTTTAAGCAGAACATCTGCAGTCCCATGTACAAGGATCCGTCGAATAATTTCCACACAGGCAACTTGAACCTCTTCTGATGACTCATCATAAAGAAGTTCAAAAAAAAGTGACTGCAGATGGATGAAATCACCATCCAAACTAATCTCCATCCTTTGCATATCAGGTGGATATATAATTCTTGAATATAATTCAGCATTGTGCACAACACTTCTGTCACACTTTGAACACCAGAATCCTTGCAGTAAATAATCTACAGTCTGACTATGTTTCTCATTGTTtatattcaaaaataatttgCACACACTTTTATCTAGACCATCTACAGTACAAGATCCATAAAGGCATGACAAAAATCCAAGAGAAAGGGGAATAATTTTCTTAACACTCACATGCTTCTCTCTCCCCAAGGACCTgcaaattgaagaagaaaaaggtaaacaaaaacaagaaaaaaatttagttaGAAGTCCatgaattaatatttttaagcacaaggagaaccaaaaaaaaaaaaaaaagaatcaaggaACAATGGCTTTAGTGAATCTCACTTTGGCACTTCAAACACCAACAGGACTCTAGAATGTGAAAGTACAAGTACAGAGCAAACACAAACCACAAGATGTCAGCTGACCACTCACACACTCCTCTGACTCATAAAAAAGCATAtagtgtatgtatatatatttatgtaacTGGATACACATATGTCTATATCcatttataatataaatatttgtatgtatatataaaaataaaacaaaaattaatccatATCACAGCAACATAACAAAGATGTTGCTCCCAAAGCCAACGTTATATTGAACATTTGATATATTTTATGTCTACACCCTACACAACTAATTCAAGGCTGAGTAAAGCATATGGAATTTATTATATGGTTATGCTGATATATAAAACATCCAAAACTTTTATATGGAAGGTGATCCTTGCCTACAAATGAATTCAGAAAAAACGATTTAATACTTATGCAAAGGATTTTCAAGATGCCAATACTAAATCTCTGTCTAAACAGAAAAAATTAGAGCATGAGATACAAATGTGACTTGTATGCAACCAAAACTATATCTAGTTCCTTTATCTAGGCCCATAAGCATCACAATCTACAATATCAAGTCCCTAACTTGCACCACGCTACTTCTTATTGACTATCATAAAACCAATTCACAACCAAACAAGACATGGCAACTACATTGTGCACTTGACAAGTGAACCTGGCCAGGCCTGAATAATGTGTGAGCTAGGATGTACACAAACAGAAAAGCGCATGCCACTTAAATGGAGTATTTCAAATAAGCCAAGCTTGAACAGCTGCATAATTAATTGGATTCAGCTCATTCCAATCCTAGTCATCACAAGAACCATCACTTATGAGACCTACATCTTGTTCACTATATGATAGTCACTTCATCTATAACAGACAAGGAGATTTAATGCAAACTCTTTGGGTAGACTGATTATGACCATAAATTCTTAATGTATCAATACAGACCGCAAAAGATCGAGAAAAAGGCATACTAGAAGTCATTCAAAACTTATTTACATGTAAATTTAAGTACATTGACAAATTATCAAAGAAGATCAACCTGCACATGCTATATATGTACATCTATCCAAATagatatattttgttaaatcgccaattatcccaaaagcttaacctgataggaaatgatgaatttaatcattttatttttactttaacaCATCCCACACATGTGGACTCAAACTCCTTCTCAACAAGTGAAACCCAACACGTGGAAGATTTAGTGACATGAGGGTGAATTGCAAAGTCAAGTTCAAACTCGTGACTTCTAGTCTGAtaacatgttaaattatcatttattccaaaagcttaaactgataggaaaaattgaatttattcatttaatttatactttaacactctccaTCACATGTTGGCTCAAACTCCTGCTCACATGTAATTTTCTACGTGATATCGAATTATTCTTAAGCTTTCaagacaagtggtgatttaagtGACATCAGAGCAAAGGTCCTTAGCTCAAACCCTGTCTCCGTAattcacctctcatttcaattaaatattctccATGTTAGGCCTCACTTGTTGAGGGGGAATTTGAGCCCACACATAAAGGAAAGTGCTAGAATATtacttaaatgattaaattcatcatttcctattagttaaaccttttgtgataaattgtgatttaacatattTCATTCCTTTCACATGAGTATGTCATTGTTTCCATGTTAATGCATCCATCAGCAGTATAAAACCCAACAACCTAAGGGTCTAACTCTTGTGCTTATATGCGTATTCTTGAGACCATAGACCTAAACAAGAACCCTAACTTGTAGCATGATTCTTATTTCTAAGTTAATTATGTTTAGCCTTAAAAAGCTTCTCTTAGTTTGACTAAATCAAGCTTGTTGAAATTTAAGCATTCCTTCTTGGTTCTACTTTCCCAGTCAGTCAACAGTATAGTATTTATATTGTGCAATTTTATGgacaaaaaggacaaaaaggaAATACTTTCAAGAGAGAAGAAACATGTCATGAATGAATACAATTCCGTCAATGAAGCCTTCAGGCAAAAACTTCACATTGTGTGATCTCCTTAATCTATCCCAAGCCTTATCAATCACAGTCAAGAAATGACAAAACTAATCAAACATATACTGATCATATATGAAAACCATGTAATAACAAAAACAGGTAAAATAAATAACTTCAAAAGTTCACTTACTCCACCCTTCTGAATATATGTGTCAGTACACCAAGACCAGACCAGAACACAATCACTGGCATAGAAACAACAGCTTCAAGTCTAACTTCCTCAACTTCGTCACAAAGACTCAAATCCAAGACTTCAAGACCAATTTCAGTTTTTAAGCTAGAACCAAGCTTGGATGCAACTTGAAGTGAGATACATTTTGTTTTCCATGTATTTTGAGGTTCAGTAATCACAAGAGAATGAGACCAGGGAAGCTTTAGTACCATAGATAAAAGTTCTGCactattttctgtatttttgaaAAGCTTGTTCTCCATAAGCGGGATACCTAGTAGAGAATATATAATTGGCATTAAGTCACAGATGACAGACTAGCAGCAAAGTAGAAACATGTAGCAAATTTCCAGTGGATGAGCAGTAAATGGAAGAGAAGATCTGAAATTTTCACAGCAGTAAATAGTCTTCTCTCTCCAAAACCTATAGAAGAGAACTATCAGATTTTACACTTATCTTACCCTCAAGTTTTTATATAAGATCTATTGTCAAAGCACATCAACATTgttcaatgaaatg
The sequence above is drawn from the Alnus glutinosa chromosome 11, dhAlnGlut1.1, whole genome shotgun sequence genome and encodes:
- the LOC133880823 gene encoding serine/threonine-protein kinase ATR isoform X1, with the protein product MANLSSLVHELRERIAATSSTPLHIGDDVALETRFRAVLPNLLHAYVVPSPSANEREVIAVLKLISHTARNFPGVFYHGKASAVLPVVGRVLPFFAEPAFRFRHGVIFETIGSLLSLLRSGARDAYRQFFVDSMLVVEDLLYVASLSADSLNITESTCLNLKCFCESFMGIFSDPDHLGDLPESNKPTDGIGIMINLTGKRRWRPFVTWIIKLLSRCLTEGTLYVEGLIHASFVSAACSLVCYGDADLQMACFDFARIIGSVINYDILSHQNLIQSVSTILNEDKEGLPVFRNVAYDSSLGGCLHALHSRCADDIVKLTAADLVNVFLQSMWRTKSQDLKVALCNAYIRIAKICPPHVWRPESLIRTLCFPEPCFLLIDCFRVALSILGPDSVGGRATNCSALDFLTSSDKSIENLRVGEKRPIPDVETFKVKRQKLDDEIMASDANVQVQSKHTCIVTCEREDKYANDMHKSLISFVKYLNSPDVGTDTLSPHVALTALSMLCIGFSRFPDANLSIFIFQQMYAWIPRICELAKQENSMTLDVSIYLEGIHSILLLQSIPLMENKLFKNTENSAELLSMVLKLPWSHSLVITEPQNTWKTKCISLQVASKLGSSLKTEIGLEVLDLSLCDEVEEVRLEAVVSMPVIVFWSGLGVLTHIFRRVESLGREKHVSVKKIIPLSLGFLSCLYGSCTVDGLDKSVCKLFLNINNEKHSQTVDYLLQGFWCSKCDRSVVHNAELYSRIIYPPDMQRMEISLDGDFIHLQSLFFELLYDESSEEVQVACVEIIRRILVHGTADVLLKTRSEWTKCIDFLLLNRRKAVREAFCTQISSFLEDPILSCLFSDEGRSNKSKEQNFLDIIKHALAAAEDPQIFETLLESTAEIMIAVDIYSQLFLFSLILLVDQLDNQHVTVRMNASRLIHKSCYFHLKGGFELILLKVVHIRNELFDYLSVRLASRPKMVREFAEAVFGVEIEELVKKMIPVVLPKLVVSQQDNDHAVDTLYELAKCLNTDMVPLIVNWLPKVLAFALHQADGQELLSALQFYRTHTGSDKQEIFAAALPALLDELVCFLDGGDSDEISKRLARVPQMIKEVARVLTGGEDLPGFLRNHFVGLLNSIDRKMLHADDLSLKEQALKRIEMLIKMMGSHLSTYVPKLMVLLMHAIDKESLLSEGLSVLHFFIEQLAKVSPSSTKHLISQVFAALIPFLEREKEKPSVNLDKVVKILEELVLKNKVILKEHIGEFPPLPSIPALTEVNKAIQEARGSMTLKDQLRDVVDGLNHENLNVRYMVVCEFSKLLNLRREEVTALITAEAGSDIDVLSSLITSLLRGCAEESRTAVGQRLKLVCADCLGALGAVDPAKVKGFSCQRFKIECSDDDLIFELIHKHLARAFRAAPDTIIQDSAALAIQELLKIAGCEASLDVNASASISQTLKEKESLKVVASRIKSKDGSGEMNGRGQKLWDRFSNYVKEIIAPCLTSRFQLPNVADSAFTGPIYRPSMSFRRWIFFWIKKLTVHATGSRATIFNACRGIVRHDMQTAIYLLPYLVLDAVCHGTEEARCGITEEILSVLDAAASENSGATVHEVSGGQTEVCIQAVFTLLDNLGQWVDDVEQELALSHSFQSSASKQQAPKSKDRRSTSLTDQDQLLVRCKYVSELLTAIPKVTLARASFRCQAYARSLMYFESHVREKSGSFNPAAERSGVFEDEDISYLMEIYSCLDEPDGLSGLACLRKSLRLQDQLLINKKTGNWAEVLTSCEQALQMEPTSVQRHSDVLNCLLNMCHLQAMVTHVDGLISRIPKYKKTWCMQGVQAAWRLGRWDLMDEYLSKADEEGLLCSSSESNASFDMDVAKILQAMMKKDQFSVAEKIALSKQALIAPLAAAGMDSYTRAYPFIVKLHLLRELEDFQSLLVDDSFLEKLFRLGDLGFSKVMENWENRLRFTQPSLWARDPLLAFRRLVFGASGLGAQVGNCWLQYAKLCRLAGHYETANRAILEAQASGAPNVHKEKAKLLWSTRRSDGAIAELQQALLNMPVEVVGSAAISSITSLSLVPLNPPPLVCDTQALNENRDIAKTLLLYSRWIHYTGQKQKEDVISLYSRVRELQPKWEKGYFYMAKYCDELLADARKRQEENFDLGPRIVPPTSAVVGSSNVNTEKHWWSYVPDVLLFYAKGLHRGHKNLFQALPRLLTLWFDFGSIYQRSGSSSNKDLKSVHGKVMSIMRGCLKDLPAYQWLTVLPQLVSRICHQNEEIVRLVKHVITSVLRQYPQQALWIMAAVSKSTVPSRREAAAEIIQAARKGFSQGNSGNNLFVQFASLIDHLIKLCFHGGQPKSKTINISTEFSALKRMMPLGIIMPIQQSLTVTLPTYDVNLSDSLTSNIFSATDLPTISGIADEAEILSSLQRPKKIVLLGSDGIERPFLCKPKDDLRKDARMMEFTAMINRLLSKYPESRRRKLYIRTFAVIPLTEDCGMVEWVPHTRGLRHILQDIYVTCGKFDRQKTNPQIKRIYDQCQGKIQDDELLKNKILPMFPPVFHKWFLTTFSEPAAWFRARVAYAHTTAVWSMVGHIVGLGDRHGENILFDSTTGDCVHVDFSCLFDKGLQLEKPELVPFRLTQNMIDGLGITGYEGIFLRVCEITLSVLRTHRETLKSVLETFIHDPLVEWTKSHKSSGIEVQNPHAQRAISNIEARLQGVVVGVGAAPSLPLAVEGQARRLIAEAVSHKNLGKMYIWWMPWF
- the LOC133880823 gene encoding serine/threonine-protein kinase ATR isoform X4 codes for the protein MANLSSLVHELRERIAATSSTPLHIGDDVALETRFRAVLPNLLHAYVVPSPSANEREVIAVLKLISHTARNFPGVFYHGKASAVLPVVGRVLPFFAEPAFRFRHGVIFETIGSLLSLLRSGARDAYRQFFVDSMLVVEDLLYVASLSADSLNITESTCLNLKCFCESFMGIFSDPDHLGDLPESNKPTDGIGIMINLTGKRRWRPFVTWIIKLLSRCLTEGTLYVEGLIHASFVSAACSLVCYGDADLQMACFDFARIIGSVINYDILSHQNLIQSVSTILNEDKEGLPVFRNVAYDSSLGGCLHALHSRCADDIVKLTAADLVNVFLQSMWRTKSQDLKVALCNAYIRIAKICPPHVWRPESLIRTLCFPEPCFLLIDCFRVALSILGPDSVGGRATNCSALDFLTSSDKSIENLRVGEKRPIPDVETFKVKRQKLDDEIMASDANVQVQSKHTCIVTCEREDKYANDMHKSLISFVKYLNSPDVGTDTLSPHVALTALSMLCIGFSRFPDANLSIFIFQQMYAWIPRICELAKQENSMTLDVSIYLEGIHSILLLQSIPLMENKLFKNTENSAELLSMVLKLPWSHSLVITEPQNTWKTKCISLQVASKLGSSLKTEIGLEVLDLSLCDEVEEVRLEAVVSMPVIVFWSGLGVLTHIFRRVESLGREKHVSVKKIIPLSLGFLSCLYGSCTVDGLDKSVCKLFLNINNEKHSQTVDYLLQGFWCSKCDRSVVHNAELYSRIIYPPDMQRMEISLDGDFIHLQSLFFELLYDESSEEVQVACVEIIRRILVHGTADVLLKTRSEWTKCIDFLLLNRRKAVREAFCTQISSFLEDPILSCLFSDEGRSNKSKEQNFLDIIKHALAAAEDPQIFETLLESTAEIMIAVDIYSQLFLFSLILLVDQLDNQHVTVRMNASRLIHKSCYFHLKGGFELILLKVVHIRNELFDYLSVRLASRPKMVREFAEAVFGVEIEELVKKMIPVVLPKLVVSQQDNDHAVDTLYELAKCLNTDMVPLIVNWLPKVLAFALHQADGQELLSALQFYRTHTGSDKQEIFAAALPALLDELVCFLDGGDSDEISKRLARVPQMIKEVARVLTGGEDLPGFLRNHFVGLLNSIDRKMLHADDLSLKEQALKRIEMLIKMMGSHLSTYVPKLMVLLMHAIDKESLLSEGLSVLHFFIEQLAKVSPSSTKHLISQVFAALIPFLEREKEKPSVNLDKVVKILEELVLKNKVILKEHIGEFPPLPSIPALTEVNKAIQEARGSMTLKDQLRDVVDGLNHENLNVRYMVVCEFSKLLNLRREEVTALITAEAGSDIDVLSSLITSLLRGCAEESRTAVGQRLKLVCADCLGALGAVDPAKVKGFSCQRFKIECSDDDLIFELIHKHLARAFRAAPDTIIQDSAALAIQELLKIAGCEASLDVNASASISQTLKEKESLKVVASRIKSKDGSGEMNGRGQKLWDRFSNYVKEIIAPCLTSRFQLPNVADSAFTGPIYRPSMSFRRWIFFWIKKLTVHATGSRATIFNACRGIVRHDMQTAIYLLPYLVLDAVCHGTEEARCGITEEILSVLDAAASENSGATVHEVSGGQTEVCIQAVFTLLDNLGQWVDDVEQELALSHSFQSSASKQQAPKSKDRRSTSLTDQDQLLVRCKYVSELLTAIPKVTLARASFRCQAYARSLMYFESHVREKSGSFNPAAERSGVFEDEDISYLMEIYSCLDEPDGLSGLACLRKSLRLQDQLLINKKTGNWAEVLTSCEQALQMEPTSVQRHSDVLNCLLNMCHLQAMVTHVDGLISRIPKYKKTWCMQGVQAAWRLGRWDLMDEYLSKADEEGLLCSSSESNASFDMDVAKILQAMMKKDQFSVAEKIALSKQALIAPLAAAGMDSYTRAYPFIVKLHLLRELEDFQSLLVDDSFLEKLFRLGDLGFSKVMENWENRLRFTQPSLWARDPLLAFRRLVFGASGLGAQVGNCWLQYAKLCRLAGHYETANRAILEAQASGAPNVHKEKAKLLWSTRRSDGAIAELQQALLNMPVEVVGSAAISSITSLSLVPLNPPPLVCDTQALNENRDIAKTLLLYSRWIHYTGQKQKEDVISLYSRVRELQPKWEKGYFYMAKYCDELLADARKRQEENFDLGPRIVPPTSAVVGSSNVNTEKHWWSYVPDVLLFYAKGLHRGHKNLFQALPRLLTLWFDFGSIYQRSGSSSNKDLKSVHGKVMSIMRGCLKDLPAYQWLTVLPQLVSRICHQNEEIVRLVKHVITSVLRQYPQQALWIMAAVSKSTVPSRREAAAEIIQAARKGFSQGNSGNNLFVQFASLIDHLIKLCFHGGQPKSKTINISTEFSALKRMMPLGIIMPIQQSLTVTLPTYDVNLSDSLTSNIFSATDLPTISGIADEAEILSSLQRPKKIVLLGSDGIERPFLCKPKDDLRKDARMMEFTAMINRLLSKYPESRRRKLYIRTFAVIPLTEDCGMVEWVPHTRGLRHILQDIYVTCGKFDRQKTNPQIKRIYDQCQGKIQDDELLKNKILPMFPPVFHKWFLTTFSEPAAWFRARVAYAHTTAVWSMVGHIVGLGDRHGENILFDSTTGDCVHVDFSCLFDKGLQLEKPELVPFRLTQNMIDGLGITGYEGIFLRVCEITLSVLRTHRETLKSVLETFIHDPLVEWTKSHKSSGIEVQNPHAQSFATFKCCVCFLPQISRRHIRLGG